One Prosthecobacter debontii genomic window carries:
- a CDS encoding YfbK domain-containing protein, with translation MKQENITAWALDELSEEEKAQIEALLKDDAETQALASHTKDFCQFLTAELGTDSLTLNADQRERLEKADLQLLESSAEPPPTQAKPQPSWWRRHALVNLSAAAAVVLGTTVLIRQQMEQEQITEGQVMSYVQPGGEELRKQDATAVDDEMLLSRAAPVPMEAPKPASPQTESDQRRDITLGFAKNEAFSDSYTGSTEGSKDSPALRPQSQNMTDLAAAAAPAKPASPPPPPPVAAALGDSSMMATLSGSGTVSGRMSMSAGAASTEMMQRVGAGQLGNDDLETNGRLSPPVVGLLFGNRRDTETYTAITENRLTDVLREPLSTFSIDVDTASYANVRRFLNQNTRPPRDAVRVEELINYFPTDEDGPAANAKEPFAVKVEMAASPWQPAHRLARIAIKGKQIGKDRQPSNLVFLVDVSGSMGEPNKLPLVQQSLRMLAEQLGENDRVSMVTYAGGTQVVLASTSGQQKAEIMAAIDRLNSGGSTHGSAGIRLAYEQAVAGFIKGGVNRVILCSDGDFNVGISDPTELETFITEKARSGVFLSVLGYGQGNLHDRTMETLADKGNGNYAYIDSLSEARKVLVEQMNGTLVTIAKDVKIQVEFNPAIIRSYRLIGYENRLLAKEDFNDDTKDAGEIGAGHSVTALYELVPANLPPGTEPRPAVDALKYQPTAPAAEPAAPAGDAAGEALTVKLRYKEPEGSTSQLIEVPVKDDDRALDQAGQEFQFTAAVAGFGLLLRESSYAGTLTWEQVRQRALAGKGSDPLGYRGEFIQLIEKARGLSR, from the coding sequence ATGAAACAGGAAAACATCACCGCGTGGGCTCTGGATGAACTCAGCGAGGAGGAAAAGGCCCAGATCGAGGCCCTCCTGAAAGACGACGCCGAAACTCAAGCCCTGGCATCTCACACCAAAGACTTTTGCCAGTTCCTGACTGCGGAACTGGGCACGGATTCGCTGACGCTCAATGCCGATCAGCGCGAGCGGTTGGAGAAAGCCGATTTGCAGCTTCTGGAAAGCTCCGCAGAACCCCCTCCGACCCAAGCCAAACCCCAGCCTTCCTGGTGGCGGCGTCATGCCCTCGTGAACCTTTCTGCGGCTGCTGCCGTGGTGCTGGGAACGACGGTGTTGATTCGTCAGCAGATGGAGCAGGAGCAGATCACGGAAGGGCAGGTGATGAGCTATGTCCAGCCGGGGGGAGAAGAACTGCGTAAACAAGACGCTACGGCGGTAGATGATGAGATGCTGTTGTCTCGTGCTGCCCCGGTGCCGATGGAGGCGCCTAAGCCAGCTTCGCCACAGACGGAGAGTGATCAACGCCGAGACATCACTTTAGGCTTCGCGAAGAATGAAGCGTTCTCGGATTCATATACGGGTTCCACCGAGGGCTCGAAGGATTCCCCCGCGCTACGGCCGCAGAGTCAAAACATGACGGACCTAGCTGCCGCCGCCGCTCCTGCAAAGCCCGCCTCTCCTCCTCCGCCACCGCCTGTTGCTGCGGCCCTGGGCGATAGCTCAATGATGGCGACGTTATCAGGAAGTGGAACGGTAAGTGGACGCATGAGCATGTCTGCTGGGGCTGCAAGCACAGAGATGATGCAACGTGTCGGTGCAGGCCAACTCGGCAATGACGATCTCGAAACCAATGGCAGACTGTCGCCTCCCGTTGTTGGGCTCTTGTTCGGCAATCGCAGAGATACCGAAACCTACACCGCCATCACGGAGAATCGTCTGACGGATGTGCTGCGTGAGCCGCTCTCCACCTTCTCCATCGATGTGGATACGGCTTCGTATGCGAACGTGCGGCGCTTTCTCAATCAAAACACACGTCCTCCACGGGATGCTGTGCGGGTGGAGGAGCTGATCAACTACTTCCCCACGGATGAAGATGGCCCAGCCGCCAATGCCAAGGAACCCTTTGCCGTGAAGGTGGAGATGGCCGCCAGTCCTTGGCAGCCTGCGCATCGCCTAGCTCGCATTGCAATCAAGGGTAAGCAGATCGGTAAAGACCGCCAGCCCAGCAATCTCGTCTTCCTCGTGGATGTCTCCGGCTCCATGGGCGAGCCTAACAAACTGCCTCTCGTGCAGCAGAGTCTGCGCATGCTGGCGGAGCAGTTGGGCGAGAATGATCGCGTCTCCATGGTGACGTATGCAGGGGGAACTCAGGTGGTGCTTGCCTCCACAAGCGGTCAGCAGAAAGCCGAGATTATGGCGGCCATTGATCGCCTGAACTCCGGGGGTAGCACGCATGGCAGTGCAGGCATTCGCTTGGCCTATGAACAGGCGGTGGCTGGGTTCATCAAGGGCGGGGTCAATCGTGTGATCCTCTGCAGCGATGGCGACTTCAATGTCGGTATCAGCGATCCGACCGAGCTGGAAACCTTCATCACCGAGAAAGCCCGCAGTGGTGTCTTCCTCAGCGTGCTGGGGTATGGCCAAGGCAATCTCCATGATCGCACCATGGAAACCCTGGCGGATAAGGGCAATGGCAACTACGCCTACATCGACAGCCTCAGCGAGGCCCGCAAGGTGCTGGTGGAGCAGATGAACGGCACGCTGGTCACCATCGCTAAGGATGTGAAGATCCAGGTGGAGTTCAATCCCGCCATCATCCGCAGCTACCGCCTCATCGGTTATGAGAATCGTTTGTTAGCCAAAGAGGACTTCAACGACGATACCAAGGACGCCGGTGAAATCGGTGCCGGGCATAGCGTCACCGCTCTTTACGAGTTGGTGCCTGCGAACCTACCCCCAGGCACCGAGCCACGCCCAGCGGTGGATGCGCTCAAGTATCAGCCAACAGCCCCTGCGGCCGAGCCCGCTGCTCCTGCGGGAGATGCTGCAGGTGAAGCCCTCACCGTGAAGCTGCGCTACAAGGAACCTGAGGGCAGCACCAGCCAGCTTATCGAGGTGCCGGTGAAGGATGACGACCGCGCCCTGGATCAGGCCGGGCAGGAGTTCCAGTTCACCGCTGCCGTGGCCGGATTTGGTCTGCTGCTGCGTGAGTCGTCCTATGCCGGGACACTGACCTGGGAGCAGGTGCGCCAGCGAGCTCTTGCCGGGAAGGGGAGTGATCCCCTGGGATATCGCGGCGAGTTCATCCAGCTCATCGAAAAAGCCCGTGGTTTGAGCCGCTAA
- the sugE gene encoding quaternary ammonium compound efflux SMR transporter SugE, producing the protein MAWIYLFLAGLTEIAWAIGLKYTQGWTRLWPSIITASLIGISLFLLSQALKTLPIGTGYAIWTGIGAVGTVIVGIVFFDEPKTLMRLICIGLVLSGIIGLKLTSHA; encoded by the coding sequence ATGGCTTGGATTTATCTTTTTTTGGCGGGACTCACGGAAATTGCTTGGGCGATCGGATTGAAATACACCCAAGGTTGGACACGCCTCTGGCCCAGCATTATCACGGCGTCCCTCATCGGCATCAGTCTCTTTCTGCTTTCACAAGCACTCAAAACCCTGCCCATCGGCACCGGTTACGCCATCTGGACAGGCATCGGCGCAGTTGGCACCGTGATCGTGGGGATTGTCTTTTTTGACGAGCCGAAGACGCTCATGAGGCTGATCTGCATTGGCCTCGTGCTATCCGGTATTATCGGCTTAAAACTGACCTCCCACGCCTAA
- the mazG gene encoding nucleoside triphosphate pyrophosphohydrolase, with translation MTRLRYVVHRLRAPGGCPWDQEQTHETLIPHVIEEAYEVVDAIRSGDPTLICEELGDLLLQPILHAEIAAGDGTFNLDDMATGLTEKLIRRHPHVFGEAQAETSSAVLSQWDVIKRQEKGTQKEGHLHGVGNGLPALMKAQKLQKKAARVGFDWPDAAPVFAKIREEAAELEQAIAEGEKKAVEEELGDLLFSVVNLARKLGVESEAALAMANEKFVRRFHAVEATLTEQGKKLGEASLEEMDAAWEAGKRKV, from the coding sequence ATGACCCGTCTGCGTTACGTTGTGCACCGTTTGCGTGCGCCCGGGGGCTGCCCGTGGGATCAAGAGCAGACTCACGAAACGTTGATTCCCCATGTGATTGAGGAAGCTTATGAAGTGGTGGATGCCATCCGCAGCGGCGACCCGACTTTGATTTGCGAGGAACTGGGAGATCTACTTTTACAGCCCATCCTGCATGCTGAAATCGCCGCCGGAGATGGCACTTTTAATCTCGATGACATGGCCACCGGGTTGACGGAAAAGCTGATCCGCCGTCATCCCCATGTGTTTGGTGAGGCTCAAGCCGAGACATCCTCTGCCGTGCTAAGCCAATGGGATGTGATCAAACGTCAGGAAAAAGGCACGCAGAAAGAGGGGCATCTCCATGGAGTCGGCAATGGCCTGCCTGCGCTGATGAAAGCTCAAAAGCTGCAAAAGAAAGCGGCACGAGTGGGATTTGACTGGCCAGATGCGGCGCCTGTGTTTGCGAAAATTCGTGAAGAAGCCGCCGAGCTAGAGCAAGCCATCGCCGAAGGTGAAAAGAAGGCCGTGGAGGAGGAACTCGGGGACTTGCTTTTCAGTGTGGTCAATCTCGCTCGTAAGTTAGGTGTGGAGTCTGAAGCAGCTCTCGCCATGGCAAATGAAAAGTTTGTTCGCCGATTTCATGCAGTGGAAGCCACTCTAACGGAGCAGGGAAAGAAACTCGGCGAAGCAAGCCTGGAAGAGATGGATGCAGCCTGGGAGGCTGGCAAAAGGAAGGTTTAA
- a CDS encoding RNA polymerase sigma factor — protein MNDLHRLFLDTLTRYERPLLRYAHSFTQDAEDSRDIVQEVFLKLSQNLATLDHERLAPWLFTVCKNQAVDHQRKHQRVIVMEVQTLDLEAADSPQPGEELQGRETAAALRQLIDELPVRQREAIRLKFIAGLDYKEISAAMQTSIGNVGYLIHQGVQALRLKWQAQEGHEQPQTPPKTALA, from the coding sequence ATGAACGACCTGCACCGCCTGTTTCTGGATACCTTGACACGCTATGAGCGGCCTCTGCTGCGCTATGCTCATAGCTTCACTCAAGATGCTGAAGACTCGCGGGACATCGTTCAGGAGGTGTTTCTCAAACTGAGCCAGAATCTGGCGACGCTCGATCATGAGCGCCTCGCTCCCTGGCTGTTCACGGTGTGTAAAAACCAAGCCGTGGATCATCAGCGCAAACACCAACGTGTCATCGTTATGGAAGTGCAAACACTCGATCTCGAAGCGGCCGACAGTCCGCAACCTGGAGAGGAACTCCAAGGCCGCGAAACCGCCGCCGCTCTACGTCAACTCATCGATGAACTTCCCGTGCGGCAGCGGGAGGCGATTCGGCTGAAGTTCATCGCCGGTCTCGACTACAAAGAGATCAGCGCCGCCATGCAAACCAGCATCGGCAATGTCGGCTATCTCATTCATCAGGGTGTGCAGGCGCTGCGCCTGAAGTGGCAGGCGCAAGAGGGACATGAACAACCGCAAACGCCCCCCAAGACCGCCTTGGCCTAA
- a CDS encoding YdcF family protein, with product MESLLRGFMLLIQPLTLVWLLLTIWVVRMVWMRLWRWAALPTVAWGILSLLTCTALPSWLMARLEDQYALPSIQEVTGADAVVCLGGGIHPSLTEPTGLHLVRGSDRLATALSMVVGGMAPILVVGGGGYENQGDVLSEADAIADFLSRFPEPGFEIVSLGVCANTRDEAVKVAALAKERGWQKVVLVTSASHMARSVATFAKVGVPVLPVPCHYLSSYNQVGTVKWFHLPHRNSFDIFDAWFHEIIGTWMYRWRGWM from the coding sequence ATGGAATCCCTGCTGCGCGGCTTCATGCTTTTGATTCAGCCTTTGACGCTGGTTTGGCTGCTGCTGACGATTTGGGTCGTGCGGATGGTCTGGATGCGTCTCTGGCGCTGGGCAGCTCTCCCTACTGTCGCTTGGGGGATTCTTTCCTTGCTCACGTGCACTGCTCTGCCGTCATGGTTGATGGCGAGGTTGGAGGATCAGTATGCTTTACCTTCTATCCAAGAGGTGACGGGAGCCGATGCCGTTGTGTGCCTGGGCGGCGGGATTCATCCGTCGTTGACAGAGCCCACGGGATTGCATCTCGTTCGAGGCTCGGATCGTCTCGCCACGGCCTTGTCCATGGTGGTCGGAGGCATGGCTCCGATTCTCGTTGTGGGTGGCGGTGGCTATGAGAATCAGGGAGATGTGCTTTCGGAGGCGGATGCGATTGCGGATTTCCTGAGCCGCTTTCCGGAACCGGGCTTTGAGATCGTCAGTTTAGGTGTGTGTGCCAATACGCGAGATGAAGCGGTGAAGGTCGCGGCTCTGGCGAAAGAGCGCGGCTGGCAAAAAGTGGTGCTGGTGACTTCAGCCAGCCACATGGCGAGATCGGTGGCTACTTTTGCCAAAGTAGGTGTGCCGGTGCTGCCGGTGCCTTGCCATTATCTCAGCAGTTACAATCAGGTGGGCACGGTGAAGTGGTTCCACCTGCCGCATCGCAACTCATTCGATATCTTTGATGCTTGGTTTCACGAGATCATTGGCACCTGGATGTATCGGTGGCGTGGGTGGATGTGA
- a CDS encoding competence/damage-inducible protein A translates to MRLELVNTGTELCLGDVINTNAAWIGQRMAALGIEVARQTIVPDGGAVKEAIAEAAARSDVVLVSGGLGPTNDDVTRESTADLLGLPLFEDAKARATLEAYFARRNKVPVASNFRQVMVPAGATVLENPMGTAPGLYFPAALGESRGWNCHIFLLPGPPRELKPMVEACLEPRLREWIPDGTSRRVIYLKLTGIGESEIVESVEKDLEKVPGLELGYCIGKGDVDVRLAGQPGPVEQGAEIVRSRLGDFILSEDQRVIEEVVIQRLAERGEWLATAESCTGGFLASRLTDVSGASKVFGHGFVTYANEAKQNHLGVPEDLLAAHGAVSEPVARAMADGCLRVSGSDYALSVTGIAGPTGGTEEKPAGTVFVALASKGQETVVKKLFYPVSRDRFKLLTSQFALDMLRRRLNGLPMP, encoded by the coding sequence ATGCGTCTCGAACTTGTGAACACAGGCACCGAACTTTGTCTCGGCGATGTTATCAATACCAACGCCGCTTGGATCGGGCAGAGAATGGCGGCGTTAGGCATCGAAGTGGCCCGCCAGACGATCGTGCCTGATGGTGGAGCTGTGAAAGAGGCCATTGCTGAAGCTGCTGCGAGGTCGGATGTGGTTTTGGTGTCGGGAGGGCTCGGACCCACGAATGACGATGTGACTCGAGAGTCCACCGCCGATCTTCTGGGACTGCCTCTGTTTGAGGATGCGAAGGCACGAGCGACCCTGGAAGCGTATTTTGCACGACGGAACAAGGTCCCTGTCGCGTCGAATTTCCGCCAAGTCATGGTGCCAGCAGGCGCCACGGTGCTGGAAAATCCGATGGGCACAGCTCCCGGTCTTTATTTTCCCGCCGCTTTAGGCGAAAGCCGAGGATGGAACTGCCACATCTTCTTGCTGCCTGGGCCGCCACGGGAATTGAAACCGATGGTGGAAGCCTGCCTGGAACCACGCTTGCGCGAATGGATCCCTGATGGGACCTCCCGCCGGGTGATTTATCTCAAACTCACCGGCATTGGTGAGTCTGAGATCGTAGAGAGCGTGGAAAAGGACCTGGAAAAAGTCCCTGGGCTTGAGTTAGGCTACTGCATCGGGAAAGGCGATGTCGATGTTCGTCTTGCAGGACAGCCTGGCCCCGTGGAGCAAGGTGCTGAAATCGTGCGGAGTCGTTTGGGGGATTTCATTCTGTCTGAAGATCAGCGAGTGATCGAAGAAGTGGTCATCCAACGATTGGCTGAGCGTGGCGAGTGGCTAGCGACGGCAGAATCCTGCACGGGGGGCTTTTTGGCGAGTCGACTGACCGATGTGAGTGGGGCTTCCAAGGTCTTCGGCCATGGTTTTGTGACCTATGCCAACGAAGCGAAACAAAATCACTTGGGCGTGCCTGAGGATCTCCTGGCTGCACATGGGGCCGTAAGTGAACCGGTGGCGCGTGCGATGGCTGATGGATGCCTCCGCGTGTCCGGTTCAGACTATGCGCTGTCCGTCACCGGGATTGCTGGACCCACAGGGGGGACCGAAGAAAAACCTGCGGGCACGGTTTTTGTCGCGTTGGCCTCCAAAGGACAGGAAACGGTGGTGAAAAAGCTGTTCTACCCCGTTTCTCGTGATCGTTTCAAGCTGTTGACCTCTCAGTTCGCCTTGGACATGCTCCGGCGTCGTTTGAACGGGCTGCCCATGCCTTGA
- a CDS encoding ThuA domain-containing protein, whose translation MIRRSFLSLLVVLAAASGQALAAPKKLLVVTVTTGFRHSSIETAEKVLGELGQSSGAFTVDYVHQPSAQPKNPGRPPEKKGNESEEAFKARQETYSKALADFNAANATWMEEVKAYMADKMALDKIKDYDGFIFANTTGDLLLPDREGFVELIKGGKAFVAMHSGGDTYHPFRGYVDMLGGEFKTHKAQVEVQPILHDPAHPATKPIPNGYKVYDEIYIFKSYDPATVHGLMGLNNHPNEGTPGYYPISWCKAFGKGRVFYTSLGHREDVWDPTWKVDTKDRKNSPEIAKTYQEHILGGIKWALGLVEGEAELGNVKDVTLGE comes from the coding sequence ATGATTCGTCGTTCGTTTCTATCGCTCCTCGTCGTCCTCGCTGCGGCTAGCGGGCAAGCCCTTGCCGCTCCGAAAAAACTGCTCGTGGTCACCGTGACCACTGGATTCCGTCACTCGTCCATTGAGACGGCGGAAAAAGTGCTCGGCGAGCTGGGACAATCCTCCGGTGCCTTCACCGTGGACTATGTGCACCAGCCCTCCGCCCAGCCGAAGAATCCGGGCCGTCCACCCGAGAAAAAGGGCAACGAAAGTGAAGAGGCTTTCAAAGCCCGCCAGGAAACCTACAGCAAGGCTCTGGCCGACTTTAATGCTGCCAATGCCACCTGGATGGAGGAGGTGAAGGCCTACATGGCGGACAAGATGGCCCTGGACAAGATCAAGGACTACGATGGCTTCATCTTCGCCAACACCACGGGTGATCTGCTGCTGCCGGATCGTGAAGGTTTTGTGGAACTGATCAAAGGCGGCAAGGCTTTTGTGGCCATGCATTCCGGTGGCGATACTTATCACCCTTTCCGGGGGTATGTGGATATGCTGGGCGGTGAATTCAAAACCCACAAGGCTCAGGTGGAAGTGCAGCCCATCCTGCATGATCCGGCTCACCCCGCCACCAAACCGATCCCGAATGGTTACAAGGTCTATGATGAGATCTACATCTTCAAAAGCTATGACCCTGCCACCGTCCATGGGTTGATGGGACTGAACAATCACCCCAATGAAGGCACCCCGGGCTACTACCCCATCTCCTGGTGCAAAGCCTTTGGCAAAGGTCGCGTGTTTTACACCTCCCTTGGACACCGTGAAGATGTCTGGGATCCGACCTGGAAGGTGGACACGAAGGATCGCAAGAACTCCCCTGAGATTGCCAAGACCTATCAAGAGCACATCTTGGGCGGCATCAAATGGGCCCTGGGTCTCGTCGAAGGTGAAGCCGAGCTAGGCAATGTGAAGGACGTGACGCTGGGCGAGTAA
- the trxA gene encoding thioredoxin yields the protein MASEAVLNLNESNFQSEISSSTVPVIVDFWAEWCGPCRMLTPILEQLADEKGSAVKVAKVNVDENPNLAAQFGVRSIPMLLFIKNGEVKETVVGVQSKDALARKVDALA from the coding sequence ATGGCCTCCGAAGCAGTCCTCAACCTCAACGAATCCAACTTCCAATCCGAAATCTCCAGCAGCACGGTCCCGGTGATCGTGGATTTCTGGGCTGAGTGGTGTGGACCTTGCCGCATGCTGACCCCCATCCTTGAGCAGCTTGCTGACGAGAAGGGCTCCGCTGTTAAGGTCGCCAAAGTGAATGTGGATGAGAACCCGAACCTCGCCGCTCAGTTTGGCGTTCGCTCCATCCCCATGCTGCTTTTCATCAAGAACGGCGAAGTGAAAGAAACCGTCGTCGGCGTGCAGTCCAAAGACGCCCTCGCTCGCAAAGTGGACGCCTTGGCTTAA